One Cytophagales bacterium DNA window includes the following coding sequences:
- a CDS encoding glycogen/starch synthase, with amino-acid sequence MSNIRILYVASEINPFLKTSEVADFVRRLPQAMQEKGMEIRILVPRFGLINERKNRLHEVVRLSGINIAVGDEEKPLVIKVASIPNAKLQVYFIDNEDYFHRKSVFLDKEDNFYEDNDERAIFFCKGVLETVKKLGWSPDIIHCNDWMTGLIPLYVKSTYKNDPIFKDSKTVFTMHNNKFTHKFGEDLLDKVKMLDIDDSMLDQLKSADYEGFIKIGVQYADAVIHADEESTESFNKLVSELSNEKKIDTIEQNENFEESYYNLYNELIG; translated from the coding sequence ATGTCCAACATCAGAATTCTTTACGTGGCAAGCGAAATAAACCCATTTTTGAAAACCTCCGAGGTTGCGGATTTCGTAAGGAGGTTGCCACAGGCAATGCAGGAAAAAGGGATGGAGATTCGAATTCTGGTTCCAAGATTTGGTCTCATCAACGAGCGAAAGAATCGTCTTCACGAAGTGGTGAGATTGTCCGGAATTAATATTGCCGTGGGAGATGAAGAAAAGCCTTTGGTGATCAAAGTCGCTTCAATTCCTAATGCCAAATTGCAGGTCTACTTCATCGATAACGAAGACTACTTCCACAGAAAGTCGGTTTTCCTTGATAAAGAAGACAATTTCTATGAAGATAATGACGAAAGGGCAATATTCTTCTGTAAAGGCGTTTTAGAAACAGTTAAGAAATTAGGTTGGTCTCCTGACATCATTCACTGCAATGACTGGATGACCGGATTGATTCCTTTGTACGTGAAGTCTACTTACAAAAATGATCCGATCTTCAAGGATTCAAAGACCGTCTTCACGATGCACAACAATAAGTTTACCCACAAGTTTGGCGAAGACTTATTGGATAAAGTAAAAATGCTAGACATTGACGATAGCATGCTGGATCAGTTGAAATCTGCAGATTACGAAGGTTTCATCAAAATTGGGGTACAGTATGCCGATGCTGTTATTCATGCTGATGAAGAATCAACAGAAAGCTTTAACAAATTGGTATCTGAACTCTCCAATGAGAAGAAGATTGATACCATTGAACAAAACGAAAACTTCGAGGAATCCTACTACAACCTCTATAATGAACTTATTGGATAA
- a CDS encoding DUF4270 family protein gives MNLLDKILKGAALSLFLIACEEPGDLGLELNPGDSETEVNFQEFVLPASTFYIDSLRTDRGTNIIVGSNTDSIYGEVTSETFLELSYESGQLPLDCLELVSARLNLQIDDKLSLEAVVNLELEIRALTDTIYGSRIYDRQDAIGVNDFVLDTWNVNVGIADSIYGLDVGRRLYGLLWQETEAAENVNDMYFGLNIKATDASDGLLALNIFADTTELIITTKDPLDTMYTTTYTFENHFNRVTRDRTGSRMAPLINTGDSISDENGYTYLNGIAGTVVRLDLDPFLDFVASQENVIINKADIEIPTVTNRANRLQSDVPDINLYFFKEETVINGPGIANDVFNTALLGENDYSNLTALPTPRVLTFSEDDSNYASTITLFTQSILTDQIAGDEFLTDDLVVIPTSGLYISQSTIQNSEVKLKVFYTIVK, from the coding sequence ATGAACTTATTGGATAAGATCCTGAAAGGGGCAGCTTTGTCCCTTTTCTTGATCGCTTGTGAAGAACCAGGAGATTTAGGTTTAGAGCTTAATCCCGGGGACTCGGAGACGGAAGTCAATTTTCAGGAATTTGTACTTCCAGCTTCCACATTTTATATCGATAGCCTTCGTACGGATCGAGGAACTAACATTATCGTTGGGTCAAATACCGACTCCATTTATGGTGAAGTGACCTCAGAGACGTTTCTGGAACTCTCGTACGAATCAGGCCAGCTGCCTTTGGATTGCCTTGAATTGGTATCTGCTCGTCTCAACCTCCAGATTGACGATAAGCTGTCGTTGGAGGCAGTGGTGAATCTGGAATTGGAGATCAGGGCGCTGACAGATACGATTTACGGATCTAGAATATACGACAGGCAAGATGCCATTGGCGTGAATGACTTTGTGCTCGACACCTGGAATGTGAATGTTGGAATAGCTGATAGCATATACGGATTAGATGTAGGGCGTCGATTATATGGTCTCTTGTGGCAAGAAACAGAGGCCGCTGAGAATGTCAATGACATGTATTTTGGACTCAATATCAAAGCTACGGATGCGAGTGATGGCTTACTGGCGCTCAATATTTTTGCAGATACCACCGAGCTGATCATCACCACCAAGGATCCTTTGGATACGATGTATACGACTACTTATACCTTTGAAAATCACTTTAATCGGGTGACAAGGGACCGGACAGGTAGTCGCATGGCACCGTTGATCAACACTGGAGATTCGATCAGTGATGAAAATGGATATACGTATCTAAATGGGATAGCTGGCACCGTAGTGCGCCTGGATTTGGATCCGTTTTTAGATTTCGTTGCTTCTCAGGAAAATGTGATCATCAACAAGGCTGATATAGAGATCCCTACGGTGACTAATCGAGCCAATAGACTCCAGTCGGATGTGCCTGATATCAACCTTTATTTTTTTAAAGAAGAGACAGTGATCAATGGTCCTGGAATCGCCAACGACGTATTTAATACTGCTTTATTAGGAGAGAATGATTATTCGAACCTGACAGCACTCCCTACACCCCGCGTACTTACATTTTCGGAAGATGATTCTAATTATGCTAGTACAATCACTCTGTTTACCCAAAGTATCTTAACCGATCAGATCGCAGGAGATGAATTTCTAACTGATGATCTGGTTGTAATACCGACCTCAGGGCTGTACATTAGTCAGTCTACCATCCAAAATTCAGAGGTTAAACTAAAAGTTTTCTATACCATCGTAAAATAA